One window of the Thermasporomyces composti genome contains the following:
- a CDS encoding CDP-alcohol phosphatidyltransferase family protein, whose protein sequence is MVSDARRRRSTPSSRWAPCGHRGCVRPDRERLLTAPTVVTFARTAGSLGIALGAAQARSLTWLLVALAVYWVGDVADGALARLTDTETRHGAVLDIVADRLCALGFYGGFVWLDPSMALPMGIFVFEFALVDAYLSLAFLSWPLSSPNYFDLVDRPIWLANWSKTGKVVNSSLVAVVMVTTRSVPLCTAIALGLLTVKVWSLARLARLGLPTPTGCAARDAGSGVEPTRVTGTSDPA, encoded by the coding sequence GTGGTATCGGACGCTCGACGGCGGCGGTCGACGCCCTCCTCTCGGTGGGCTCCGTGCGGGCACCGTGGCTGTGTCCGGCCCGACCGGGAGCGGCTGCTGACCGCGCCCACCGTGGTGACGTTCGCGCGGACCGCCGGGTCGCTCGGCATCGCCCTGGGCGCCGCGCAGGCCCGCTCACTGACCTGGCTGCTCGTCGCGCTGGCGGTCTACTGGGTGGGCGACGTGGCGGACGGCGCGTTGGCACGGCTCACCGATACCGAGACCCGCCATGGCGCCGTCCTCGACATCGTCGCTGACCGCCTGTGTGCGCTGGGGTTCTACGGTGGCTTCGTCTGGCTCGACCCGTCGATGGCCCTGCCGATGGGCATCTTCGTGTTCGAGTTCGCGCTCGTCGACGCCTACCTGTCGCTCGCCTTCCTCTCCTGGCCGCTGTCCAGCCCCAACTACTTCGACCTGGTCGACCGACCCATCTGGCTCGCCAACTGGTCGAAGACCGGGAAGGTGGTGAACTCCTCCCTCGTCGCGGTCGTCATGGTGACGACGCGCTCCGTCCCGCTGTGCACGGCGATCGCGCTGGGCCTGCTCACGGTCAAGGTGTGGTCGCTGGCCCGGTTGGCCCGCCTCGGCCTGCCGACACCGACCGGGTGCGCGGCGAGGGACGCCGGATCGGGCGTCGAGCCGACTCGCGTCACGGGCACGTCTGACCCGGCCTAG
- a CDS encoding VOC family protein: MRVTASAVSLNVDDVAASSAFLVKHFGFREVMAAPGFASLTREDVGMHVVFLQRGLPTLPDDQRDDHASGVILAFEVDDLEGELARLESEGVAVTMPLTTEEWGERAFQVRDPNGVIVQLVDWKGATAGGSA, translated from the coding sequence ATGCGCGTCACTGCTTCCGCCGTGTCGTTGAACGTCGACGACGTCGCCGCCTCCAGCGCCTTCCTCGTCAAGCACTTCGGCTTCCGCGAGGTGATGGCCGCACCCGGCTTCGCCTCGCTGACCCGCGAGGACGTCGGCATGCACGTCGTGTTCCTCCAGCGGGGCCTGCCCACCCTCCCCGACGACCAGCGCGACGACCACGCCTCGGGCGTGATCCTCGCCTTCGAGGTCGACGATCTCGAAGGCGAGCTCGCTCGCCTTGAATCGGAGGGCGTGGCCGTCACCATGCCCCTCACCACCGAGGAGTGGGGGGAGCGCGCCTTCCAGGTCCGCGACCCGAACGGCGTGATCGTCCAATTGGTCGACTGGAAGGGCGCCACGGCCGGGGGCTCCGCGTAG
- a CDS encoding GxGYxYP domain-containing protein: protein MDAPRPGLSRRAALRRVAWAAVGAAALSTADLSHPTIAAARPPQERGWYPKGVRPTRLYVVEESALSSAERVLVATLQGQLARRRQPDGSAPGIYVTIPGVGYEVWLADLADRYGIPLTHGDGVRDLLDRFADSASGYVLYRGDGVNAATTVAGLTGSIAVEEGLEPLAREYGLGLVADVRDKDDRWVRQTYGSRLRGDLVIEQKPDFSNQLRDYATLTGAFTFYDGNSSFRERVVADLDPDAAVLGWGDASSGEDAFVSVSSRAGVRTIPADHARNLAPLSGISLNRVTQRRPRRLPRPEPGCHYVAFLVTDGDNIQWMLNDFQSSTRWFASPHRGSLDLGWGISPSLVDLAPSVMRWYYDHAATGAHHDSFVAGPSGGGYLYPSMYPREELELHTARLAASMERADLDVVQIIDFGSFDDTDLWATYLRHRQIAGLIYLEYSRYDTHKGRIVWANDKPVISARTMLWDGLPGADETSVTAELNNADRDPTSPSGYSVVMWHAWSKSVANVKTVVDNLAPHVRVVTPDVLVRMVAANVRR, encoded by the coding sequence ATGGACGCGCCTCGGCCGGGTCTGTCTCGACGCGCGGCGCTGCGTCGCGTCGCCTGGGCGGCGGTGGGAGCCGCAGCCCTCAGCACGGCGGATCTGTCGCACCCCACGATCGCGGCCGCCCGACCACCACAGGAGCGCGGCTGGTACCCCAAGGGTGTGCGTCCGACGCGGCTGTACGTGGTGGAGGAGTCCGCGCTGTCCTCGGCCGAGCGGGTTCTAGTCGCCACGCTGCAGGGACAGCTCGCGCGGCGCCGGCAACCCGACGGATCGGCGCCCGGCATCTACGTCACGATCCCCGGGGTCGGCTACGAGGTGTGGCTTGCGGACCTGGCCGACCGCTACGGCATCCCACTCACGCACGGCGACGGCGTCCGGGACCTTCTCGACCGGTTCGCCGACTCGGCCTCGGGCTACGTCCTCTACCGCGGTGACGGGGTGAACGCCGCGACGACCGTGGCCGGGCTCACCGGGTCGATCGCGGTCGAGGAAGGCCTGGAGCCACTCGCGCGCGAGTACGGCCTCGGTCTGGTCGCCGACGTACGCGACAAGGACGACCGCTGGGTGAGGCAGACGTACGGCTCGCGCCTTCGCGGGGACCTCGTCATCGAGCAGAAGCCAGACTTCTCCAACCAGCTCCGCGACTACGCCACGCTGACAGGAGCGTTCACCTTCTACGACGGCAACTCCTCCTTCCGCGAGCGAGTGGTCGCCGACCTCGACCCCGACGCGGCCGTCCTCGGCTGGGGGGACGCGTCGAGCGGCGAGGACGCGTTCGTCTCGGTCTCGTCCCGGGCCGGCGTGCGGACCATCCCAGCCGACCACGCCCGAAACCTCGCGCCGTTGTCGGGCATCAGCCTCAACCGGGTGACCCAGCGGCGACCGCGCCGCCTGCCGCGGCCAGAGCCCGGCTGCCACTACGTCGCTTTCCTCGTCACCGACGGCGACAACATCCAGTGGATGCTCAACGACTTCCAGAGCAGCACTCGGTGGTTCGCGAGTCCGCACCGTGGCTCGCTCGACCTGGGCTGGGGGATCTCGCCGAGCCTGGTCGACCTCGCTCCGTCGGTCATGCGTTGGTACTACGACCACGCGGCCACTGGCGCCCACCACGACAGCTTCGTCGCGGGACCGTCCGGAGGCGGGTACTTGTACCCGAGCATGTATCCGCGCGAGGAGCTGGAGCTGCACACCGCCCGGTTGGCCGCCTCGATGGAACGCGCCGACCTCGACGTCGTCCAGATCATCGACTTCGGCTCGTTCGACGACACCGACCTGTGGGCGACGTACCTACGGCACCGGCAGATCGCCGGCCTGATCTACCTGGAGTACTCCCGGTACGACACCCACAAGGGCCGGATCGTGTGGGCGAACGACAAACCGGTGATCTCGGCCCGCACCATGCTGTGGGACGGCCTGCCGGGTGCGGACGAGACGAGCGTGACGGCCGAGCTCAACAACGCCGACCGTGATCCGACGAGCCCGTCCGGCTACTCGGTCGTCATGTGGCACGCATGGAGCAAGTCCGTCGCGAACGTCAAGACCGTGGTCGACAACCTGGCGCCGCACGTCCGGGTCGTCACGCCGGACGTCCTGGTGCGCATGGTCGCCGCGAACGTTCGCCGTTAG
- a CDS encoding zinc-binding dehydrogenase, whose product MAVEYAGVTFVETQVRAGRGPAAQHRPMLPHVPGNGVGGRVVAVGSGIDPGLVGSAVVATTGGSGGYAELALARVEDTIPLPPGVVLQDAVALLADGRTAVLQHRRAELKPNERVLVTAAGGGVGTLLVQLAAASGATVVGAARGTRKRELVTSLGAAVYVDYSRPGWERELLPEGVDVVFDGVGGALGAQAMRAARRGTRAVLYGMASGAWTNPPEHVRVVPSSGVPSPAEIRAAAEEALALAAAGRLRPVIGQTFPLSEAARAHEVIEARATIGKTLLIP is encoded by the coding sequence GTGGCGGTGGAGTACGCCGGGGTCACGTTCGTCGAGACGCAGGTGCGGGCCGGTCGCGGGCCGGCAGCGCAGCACCGCCCGATGCTCCCCCACGTGCCGGGCAACGGGGTCGGTGGACGCGTCGTCGCCGTCGGCTCCGGGATCGATCCCGGCCTGGTGGGGAGCGCCGTGGTGGCGACGACGGGTGGGTCCGGCGGCTACGCGGAGCTCGCCCTCGCCCGCGTCGAGGACACGATCCCGCTCCCACCAGGGGTGGTCTTGCAGGACGCGGTGGCGCTGCTGGCCGACGGCCGCACAGCGGTGCTGCAGCATCGTCGAGCGGAGCTGAAACCGAACGAGCGGGTCCTGGTGACCGCGGCGGGTGGCGGTGTGGGGACCCTACTGGTCCAGCTCGCGGCCGCCTCCGGAGCGACCGTGGTCGGCGCGGCACGGGGCACGCGCAAGCGTGAGCTGGTCACCTCGTTGGGCGCGGCCGTCTACGTCGACTATTCGCGTCCTGGATGGGAGCGCGAGCTCCTCCCCGAGGGCGTGGACGTGGTCTTCGACGGCGTCGGTGGAGCGCTCGGTGCCCAGGCGATGCGCGCCGCACGACGTGGCACCCGGGCCGTCCTGTACGGCATGGCCTCCGGCGCCTGGACCAACCCACCAGAGCACGTGCGGGTCGTCCCCTCGAGCGGGGTACCGAGTCCGGCCGAGATCCGAGCAGCGGCCGAGGAAGCCCTCGCTCTCGCGGCGGCTGGCCGACTCCGCCCGGTCATCGGCCAGACATTCCCGCTGTCCGAGGCCGCGCGGGCGCACGAGGTGATCGAAGCCCGGGCGACAATCGGCAAGACCTTGCTGATCCCATGA
- a CDS encoding zinc-dependent alcohol dehydrogenase family protein — MTVPTTMRAWVVREPGRLEQAELPVPTPGPDELLVRVDVCGVCRTDLHVRDGDLPPHKSPVVPGHEAVGRVVAKGSAVPDRYALGMRVGVPWLRRTCGTCAWCRRGQENLCPHSVYTGWDADGGYAEYTTVPAAYAYELPEDAFGAYTEPELAPLLCAGIIGYRALTRAEVPSGGRLGIYGFGASAHLTAQVAMARGATVHVLTRSEAAQQLALRLGAASAGGASEMPPEPLDAAILFAPVGDLVPVALSALDRGGTLSIAGIYLTDIPTLDYERHLFLERTVRSVTANTREDGREFLAAAAAHRLSVEVSLYPFDRADQALDDLAADRMHGVGVLSVHAT, encoded by the coding sequence ATGACGGTGCCGACGACGATGCGCGCGTGGGTCGTGCGCGAGCCGGGCCGGCTGGAGCAGGCGGAGCTGCCCGTCCCCACCCCAGGCCCGGACGAGCTGCTCGTACGTGTCGACGTCTGCGGAGTCTGCCGCACTGACCTACACGTGCGCGACGGCGACCTGCCGCCGCACAAGTCGCCCGTCGTGCCCGGCCACGAGGCTGTCGGGCGCGTGGTCGCCAAGGGGTCGGCCGTTCCCGACCGCTACGCCCTCGGGATGCGAGTGGGGGTGCCCTGGTTGCGGCGGACCTGCGGCACCTGCGCGTGGTGCCGACGCGGACAGGAGAACCTGTGCCCCCACTCCGTCTACACCGGGTGGGACGCCGACGGAGGATACGCGGAGTACACCACGGTGCCCGCCGCCTACGCGTACGAGCTGCCCGAGGACGCGTTCGGCGCCTACACCGAACCGGAGCTTGCTCCGCTCCTGTGCGCCGGCATCATCGGCTACCGCGCTCTCACGCGCGCGGAGGTGCCGTCCGGCGGTCGACTCGGCATCTACGGGTTCGGTGCATCCGCCCACCTGACCGCGCAAGTCGCGATGGCGCGGGGCGCCACCGTCCACGTCCTCACCCGATCAGAGGCGGCACAGCAGCTAGCCCTCCGGCTCGGCGCGGCCTCGGCCGGTGGCGCGTCGGAGATGCCGCCGGAGCCGCTGGACGCCGCGATCCTCTTCGCCCCCGTCGGGGACCTCGTGCCGGTCGCCCTCTCCGCGCTCGACCGGGGCGGCACCCTCAGCATCGCCGGCATCTACCTCACCGACATCCCCACGCTCGACTACGAGCGGCACCTGTTCCTGGAGCGCACCGTCCGCAGCGTCACCGCCAACACCCGCGAGGACGGACGGGAGTTCCTCGCGGCCGCGGCCGCGCACCGTCTGTCCGTCGAGGTCAGCCTGTACCCGTTCGACCGCGCCGACCAGGCCCTGGACGACCTGGCCGCCGACCGCATGCACGGCGTCGGCGTGCTCTCGGTCCACGCCACCTGA
- a CDS encoding (2Fe-2S)-binding protein, with amino-acid sequence MDFRALLAELESFGEYFTVVPSTFPPRSPSLAQLYSDDRALGTAIDVTARALRTSERRVGASILVQGLAARLWSPVLAVLLLHDRVLTVDPATTWWAPGDRLHVADVRAERRGGDAVLDLRRAVVEPHLVPLLTAVRRRVRLPEALLWGNVASALLGSLDVLTRARPDVDADGERLARSAFGQPPLDTAGCFADGRRTAEAFTRSSCCLYYRVPGGGWCGDCALSPRHG; translated from the coding sequence GTGGATTTCCGGGCGCTCCTCGCCGAGCTGGAGTCGTTCGGCGAGTACTTCACCGTCGTGCCCTCAACGTTCCCGCCTCGGTCGCCGTCCCTGGCTCAGCTGTACTCCGACGACCGCGCTCTCGGGACGGCGATCGACGTCACCGCCCGGGCGTTGCGAACCAGTGAGCGCCGCGTCGGCGCCTCCATCCTCGTCCAAGGGCTCGCGGCGCGCCTGTGGTCTCCCGTCCTCGCCGTCCTGCTGCTGCACGACCGCGTCCTCACGGTGGATCCGGCGACCACCTGGTGGGCACCGGGTGATCGTCTCCACGTGGCGGACGTGCGGGCGGAGAGGCGGGGTGGTGACGCCGTGCTCGATCTCCGGCGAGCCGTCGTGGAGCCGCACCTCGTCCCGCTGCTGACGGCGGTCCGTCGGCGGGTTCGGCTGCCCGAGGCGCTGCTGTGGGGCAACGTCGCGTCAGCGCTCCTGGGCTCGCTCGACGTGCTGACCAGGGCCCGGCCCGACGTCGACGCCGACGGCGAACGGCTGGCGAGGTCCGCGTTCGGCCAACCGCCCCTCGACACCGCGGGGTGTTTCGCGGACGGACGCCGCACGGCGGAAGCCTTCACCCGGTCGAGCTGCTGTCTGTACTACCGCGTACCAGGCGGCGGATGGTGCGGCGATTGCGCGTTGTCGCCCCGTCACGGGTAG
- a CDS encoding cation:proton antiporter, translated as MTAEEFLLGVSITLILAVTAQITAGRLNVPALILLLPAGFTAGAFTDLVNARALLGRLYEPVVAFSVAVILFNTCLELDPRQLRGALRRAVAALVVLGVPVTWAATTFSAIVLHGMSESAALLLGAILVVSGPTVLGPILDFVRPAERLQRLLTWEGTLVDPIGAILGAVVFHAVVARGPQTIVFEAGQFLASIVVGVGAAVVGALLLWFTLRLRLPAVLSTAVTVASVVAVAAAADVVRDDTGLIAAIIMGLVFGRLPGVDVAAHQPFFGTVVQLILGVLFVAISATVTPSSVLRVLPPTLALVGILVLVVRPLVAFAATSFTELTRRERAFVGWMAPRGIVAAATASVFSAGLVAEGIPGAEDILPATFLVIMLTVLLYGLTGPPVARLLGVTRPAHTRPFLVGGAPWVVDLGRTLQDIGVDVLMWAGREEERRAIRQAGLEVAPGEFLAAAAGGGAAMEGVNAVFLLTEEDDFNALAATILRARLPEDARVYRVAPAPGSQQVAAPFLGGVTLFAAELTRDEIDRRYRAGARVVIREGDPPPEFHPLLVVRAGGRIDPVTREEEPRPGPGDVLVLFGPPRAD; from the coding sequence GTGACCGCGGAAGAGTTCCTGCTCGGGGTCAGCATCACGCTCATCCTCGCCGTGACCGCGCAGATCACGGCCGGTCGGCTGAACGTGCCCGCCCTGATCCTGCTGCTTCCCGCCGGGTTCACGGCGGGCGCGTTCACCGACCTCGTCAACGCCCGAGCCCTGCTGGGCCGCCTGTACGAGCCGGTCGTGGCGTTCTCGGTCGCGGTCATCCTCTTCAACACCTGTCTCGAGCTTGATCCCCGTCAGCTGCGTGGCGCCCTGCGGCGGGCCGTCGCGGCCCTGGTCGTCCTCGGTGTCCCTGTGACGTGGGCGGCCACGACGTTCTCGGCGATCGTGCTCCACGGCATGTCGGAGTCCGCCGCGCTGCTGCTCGGCGCGATCCTCGTCGTGTCCGGGCCCACCGTGCTGGGGCCCATCCTGGACTTCGTCCGACCCGCCGAGCGGCTGCAGAGGCTCCTCACGTGGGAAGGCACGCTGGTCGATCCGATCGGCGCCATCCTCGGCGCCGTCGTCTTCCACGCCGTGGTGGCCAGAGGACCGCAGACCATCGTCTTCGAGGCGGGTCAGTTCCTCGCCAGCATCGTCGTTGGTGTGGGCGCCGCGGTGGTGGGAGCGCTCCTCCTGTGGTTCACCCTGCGTTTGCGGCTTCCGGCGGTCCTCAGCACCGCGGTGACGGTCGCCTCGGTCGTCGCGGTGGCCGCCGCGGCGGACGTCGTCCGGGACGACACCGGTCTGATCGCGGCGATCATCATGGGCTTGGTCTTCGGGCGGCTGCCCGGGGTGGACGTGGCCGCGCACCAGCCGTTCTTCGGCACGGTGGTGCAGCTCATCCTCGGCGTCCTGTTCGTCGCCATCTCCGCGACCGTCACCCCCAGCTCCGTGCTGCGGGTCCTACCGCCGACCCTCGCCCTGGTCGGCATCCTCGTGCTGGTCGTCCGCCCTCTCGTCGCGTTCGCAGCGACCTCGTTCACCGAGCTGACCCGCCGGGAGCGGGCGTTCGTCGGCTGGATGGCCCCGCGCGGAATCGTCGCCGCCGCGACGGCCTCGGTGTTCTCCGCTGGTCTGGTGGCCGAGGGCATCCCGGGGGCGGAGGACATCCTGCCGGCCACGTTCCTCGTGATCATGCTGACCGTGCTGCTCTACGGCCTGACCGGGCCGCCTGTGGCGCGGCTGCTCGGTGTCACCCGGCCGGCACACACCCGACCGTTCCTCGTCGGCGGTGCACCGTGGGTCGTCGATCTGGGGCGCACTCTCCAGGACATCGGTGTCGATGTCTTGATGTGGGCAGGGCGGGAGGAGGAACGCCGGGCCATCCGGCAGGCAGGGCTGGAGGTGGCGCCGGGGGAGTTCCTGGCCGCGGCGGCCGGAGGTGGCGCGGCCATGGAGGGTGTCAACGCCGTCTTTCTGCTCACCGAGGAGGATGACTTCAACGCGCTGGCGGCGACGATCCTACGGGCGCGCCTTCCCGAGGACGCCCGGGTCTACCGGGTGGCTCCTGCCCCTGGCAGCCAGCAGGTCGCCGCGCCTTTCCTTGGGGGAGTGACCCTGTTCGCCGCCGAGCTGACCCGCGACGAGATCGACCGCCGGTACCGCGCGGGCGCTCGTGTCGTGATCCGGGAGGGCGACCCGCCGCCGGAGTTCCATCCGCTCCTCGTCGTTCGTGCGGGTGGACGCATCGACCCGGTGACCCGCGAGGAGGAGCCGCGACCGGGGCCCGGCGACGTCCTGGTGCTGTTCGGTCCGCCGCGAGCCGACTGA
- a CDS encoding VTT domain-containing protein, which yields MTLILTTFGYCVVSALVPVVNAEAYVAGVAAVFDGFGVWSVALAAASGQMVGKVVYFLLGRDSLRWRWVRAKTESPKWRDALGRWQRRVGGNPWLGGLLLFVSAWLGVPPFAVMSVIAGQLRVPLAVFLAAGLAGRLGRFVTLLGLVEFATGG from the coding sequence GTGACCCTCATCCTGACGACCTTCGGGTACTGCGTCGTCTCCGCGCTGGTGCCCGTGGTCAACGCTGAGGCGTACGTCGCCGGCGTCGCCGCCGTCTTCGACGGGTTCGGGGTGTGGTCCGTGGCGCTGGCCGCCGCTTCCGGCCAGATGGTCGGGAAGGTCGTCTACTTTCTGCTCGGGCGTGACTCACTCCGGTGGAGGTGGGTGCGCGCGAAGACCGAGTCGCCGAAGTGGCGCGACGCCTTGGGGCGCTGGCAGCGCCGCGTCGGGGGCAACCCGTGGCTGGGTGGGCTCCTGTTGTTCGTGTCCGCGTGGCTGGGTGTGCCACCGTTCGCCGTCATGTCGGTCATCGCCGGCCAGCTCCGCGTCCCGCTGGCGGTGTTCCTCGCCGCGGGGCTCGCCGGCCGGCTCGGACGGTTCGTCACCCTCCTCGGGCTCGTCGAGTTCGCGACCGGAGGCTAA
- a CDS encoding MBL fold metallo-hydrolase codes for MPAPPAVRHLSSRVVAYLQAPGGWFLNNAGWVTGVKQTFLIDTCATEKRTRQLLEAVRADTDATNLDPVVITHAHGDHANGAGLLARAGSTVMATEAATREIMAGPHLYPEVFAYDGWGDVRPPATITTITERVSFDLGDGRALELVPVPTHAHTPGDLVVWLPEERVLFAGDLLFVGVTPLAVHGSIRGWLDALEWLAGFDAIHLVPGHGPVCTGDRKVIADVQAYLRWLLDVTADDCPDFDALHEQASDRWSAWLDPERHVVNLRVAHAEVHGQPFDLAEALQALLRVNGGPIVLDL; via the coding sequence TTGCCCGCACCCCCAGCTGTGCGACACCTCAGCTCCCGCGTCGTCGCCTATCTGCAGGCGCCCGGCGGCTGGTTCCTGAACAACGCCGGTTGGGTCACCGGCGTCAAGCAGACCTTCCTCATCGACACGTGCGCGACCGAGAAGCGCACCAGGCAGCTGCTCGAGGCGGTACGCGCGGACACCGACGCGACGAACCTCGATCCAGTCGTGATCACACACGCCCACGGTGACCACGCCAACGGCGCCGGGCTGCTCGCGCGAGCCGGCAGCACGGTCATGGCCACCGAGGCCGCCACACGCGAGATCATGGCGGGGCCACACCTGTATCCCGAGGTCTTCGCCTACGACGGCTGGGGCGACGTTCGACCGCCTGCGACCATCACGACCATCACCGAACGAGTGTCGTTCGACCTCGGTGACGGACGCGCTCTCGAGCTCGTTCCGGTGCCCACCCACGCCCACACCCCCGGCGACCTGGTGGTGTGGCTCCCCGAGGAGCGCGTGCTGTTCGCGGGCGACCTGCTGTTCGTGGGGGTTACGCCCTTGGCCGTCCACGGGTCGATCCGGGGGTGGCTCGACGCCCTCGAGTGGCTGGCCGGGTTCGACGCGATCCATCTCGTCCCCGGACATGGTCCGGTATGCACAGGCGACCGAAAGGTCATCGCGGACGTCCAGGCCTATCTCCGGTGGCTGTTGGATGTGACCGCCGACGACTGCCCGGACTTCGACGCGCTGCACGAGCAAGCCAGCGACCGTTGGTCGGCTTGGCTGGATCCCGAGCGGCACGTGGTGAACCTGCGAGTAGCTCACGCGGAGGTGCACGGTCAGCCGTTCGATTTGGCCGAGGCGCTCCAGGCGCTGCTTCGCGTCAACGGAGGACCGATCGTCCTCGACCTGTGA
- a CDS encoding DHA2 family efflux MFS transporter permease subunit gives MTTRSAVQASPRLVPLAATVLAGAIAALLESTITAMALDQLRRDLAVPVTTVQWVTTAYVLAMAAVIPLVGWSVGRFGARAVWLASLALFLLGSVLCGSAWSAASLIGFRVVQGLGGGMILPLTQLTLARAAGPARLGRVMSAVGLVGQIAPISGPIVGGVLVDSWGWRWVFFVNVPIVLTSIVMAWRLFPPDDERSNRPLDLVGTVLVPLGVVAILHALTGVGTGSGAAVVVTAALGVGLVTAFVVRSLRRRTPGLLDLRLFRDHSFRAGTVMMFALGATTWGPMFLLPLYYQQLRGLPAFDSGLALAPQSLGLAVAFLAAGRYADRLPPRRRQPARQCRPLPHAEPA, from the coding sequence ATGACGACCCGAAGCGCGGTCCAGGCCTCACCGCGTCTGGTGCCACTGGCCGCCACCGTGCTGGCCGGCGCCATCGCGGCGCTGCTGGAGAGCACGATCACCGCGATGGCGCTGGACCAGCTCAGGCGCGACCTCGCCGTGCCCGTGACGACGGTCCAGTGGGTCACCACCGCCTACGTCCTGGCGATGGCCGCGGTCATCCCCTTGGTGGGTTGGTCGGTCGGCCGCTTCGGTGCCCGGGCCGTGTGGCTGGCGAGCCTCGCCCTGTTCCTCCTCGGCTCCGTCCTCTGCGGTTCCGCCTGGTCGGCGGCCTCGCTCATCGGCTTCCGCGTCGTGCAAGGCCTCGGCGGTGGCATGATCCTGCCCCTCACCCAGCTCACCTTGGCCCGCGCGGCCGGACCGGCACGCCTCGGCCGCGTGATGAGCGCGGTCGGGCTCGTCGGCCAGATCGCCCCCATCTCGGGTCCGATCGTGGGCGGCGTGCTGGTCGACAGCTGGGGATGGCGGTGGGTGTTCTTCGTCAACGTGCCGATCGTGCTCACGTCGATCGTCATGGCCTGGCGGCTCTTCCCTCCCGACGACGAGCGTTCGAACCGGCCGCTCGACCTCGTGGGAACCGTCCTGGTGCCGCTCGGAGTGGTCGCCATTCTGCACGCGCTGACGGGCGTAGGCACGGGATCGGGGGCCGCCGTCGTGGTCACGGCGGCGCTGGGCGTAGGTTTGGTCACCGCGTTCGTGGTGAGGTCGCTGCGTCGTCGCACTCCTGGCCTACTCGATCTTCGGCTGTTCCGCGATCACTCGTTCCGGGCCGGAACGGTGATGATGTTCGCGCTTGGGGCCACCACCTGGGGGCCGATGTTCCTCCTACCGCTGTACTACCAGCAGCTTCGCGGCCTGCCGGCGTTCGACTCTGGACTCGCTCTCGCGCCGCAGAGTCTCGGCCTGGCCGTCGCGTTCCTCGCAGCCGGTCGGTACGCCGACCGCCTGCCACCCCGTCGTCGGCAGCCTGCCCGTCAGTGTCGCCCTCTACCGCACGCTGAACCCGCCTGA
- a CDS encoding MerR family transcriptional regulator, producing MAREHGLSTQAIRNYEEAGILPEAERTPHGYRVYTPVHQRALRAFLALVAGHGHRTAALIMRAIHDGATDEALRLIDESHAQLLDDRRTLQAVEAALAGLDAVPDGGSGSTLIGPLARRLGIRPATLRAWERAGLLQPSRDPRTGYRVYSAADVRDALVVWQLRRGGYPLEQIAPLIAHVRLAGGVAPVEPMLRDWRARLSALGRAMLAGAAALDAYLAYRTPEGPGE from the coding sequence TTGGCACGCGAGCACGGCCTGTCCACCCAGGCGATTCGCAACTACGAGGAGGCCGGCATCCTTCCGGAGGCCGAGCGCACGCCCCACGGCTACCGTGTCTACACCCCCGTGCACCAGCGAGCGCTCCGCGCGTTCCTCGCCCTCGTCGCCGGGCACGGGCACCGCACCGCTGCCCTGATCATGCGCGCGATCCACGACGGCGCCACCGACGAGGCGCTGCGCCTCATCGACGAGTCACATGCCCAGCTGCTTGACGACCGCCGAACACTCCAGGCCGTCGAAGCCGCGCTCGCCGGTCTCGACGCCGTACCGGACGGGGGATCCGGCAGCACGCTCATCGGTCCGCTGGCGAGGCGGCTCGGTATCCGTCCGGCGACCTTGCGGGCATGGGAACGCGCTGGCCTCCTCCAACCCAGCCGAGACCCTCGGACCGGCTACCGGGTCTACAGCGCCGCCGACGTTCGGGACGCCCTCGTCGTCTGGCAGCTTCGACGCGGTGGCTACCCCCTGGAGCAGATCGCCCCGCTGATCGCCCACGTGCGCCTCGCCGGTGGCGTGGCGCCTGTGGAACCGATGCTGCGCGACTGGCGTGCTCGACTCTCCGCCCTCGGTCGCGCCATGCTGGCCGGCGCCGCCGCGCTGGACGCCTACCTGGCGTACCGAACCCCCGAGGGTCCAGGCGAGTGA